The Setaria viridis chromosome 6, Setaria_viridis_v4.0, whole genome shotgun sequence genome contains a region encoding:
- the LOC117859697 gene encoding uncharacterized protein, which produces MSAKWRSLQHRHRYTYTSIVFPKHYLEALALVQADVTSSNFFVQLNNLISLTSTYSQVVAVKDLASAYVQFVSAPGTPDDSVLAATKLYLEILFLENSLPLHRTLISVLAKCKKFSPVISGCFALLCEEYGGSGSKAKKRFLVSRAALSLIGYPKLGFLDEAVERCAEIMALDVVDGLDGVTRDIGAGSRPSPVVMEQCQEAMSCMYYLLQRYPSKFTGLDKASSVFKSSVRTILSVLKSSAFSRDCLVASGVSFCAAIQVFMGAEEICWFISQGLYGICANHEDRKDLSVRDVLSDFDLCEEIRDLSVLSRLCLLRGILTSIPRTVLNIRQLHSGGSLWTVLYDGILPELCKHCENPIDSHFNFHALTVTQICLQQIKTSVLADFTDFSGDYKPFSINVINRILRIIWRNLEDPLSQTVKQVHLIFDLLLDIESCIPLEDYEHNDKLFLSNIANDLLRLGPRCKGRYVPLASLTKRLGAKSLLRLKPNLLSETAYAYIEDDVCCAVTTFLKSFLETLRDECWNDDGVDQGYDAFRVLCLPPLMRGLVSGNSKLRSNLNTYALPALIEVDADSIFTMLGFISVGPSAKATELDIVLKNDQCIAALVSLLKVSRNLALVEGDIDLDPDKLSQPQKEDDRGAAVISVRGINVTVPVNWFALALTHNDESLRIDAAESLFLNPKTSSLPSSLELSLLKEAVPLNMRCSSTAFQMKWTSLFRKFFARVRTALDRQVKQGSWIPSSTASVKGADSVDAANAAVSQRAEDLFQFMKWLSSFLFNSCYPSGPYERKTIAMELILTLLDVWPICRSEGKNDLYPYNDSIILPDSTISFVGSIIDSWDRLRENSFRILLQFPTPLPGISSSLSINDVIRWAKTLVLSPRVRESDAGALTFRLIFRKYVVELGFILVFSKESDCLECYTQSTNGDTKAVTSQNPVAQYISALIQWLCTVVEEGERDLSEACKKSFVHGVLLTLRYTFDELDWNSEVVQSCVSEMSCLVERVLQLIMRVTSLALWVVSSDAWYMPYDMDDMIDDGSFLSDIYEEDQRTTGSEKEEKNAKPGSNGKPADQVVMVGCWLAMKEVSLLFGTIIRKIPLPGCSHSNSSQDGLLDSTEETSMSEEILDVGQLETMGDHFLQVLLKMKHNGAIDKTRAGLTALCNRLLCSNDSRLCQMTESWMVLLMDRTIAKGQTVDDLLRRSAGIPAAFIALFLAEPEGTPKKLLPRALEWLIEFAKTSLANFQKDNHQKSGITRDGLGELCESESGTTASAHSNGNLSKSRDEGVVPTVHVFNVLRAAFNDANLATDTSGFSAEATIVAIHAFSSPYWEVRNAACLAYTALVRRMVGFLNVQKRESARRSLTGLEFFHRYPALHPFLSSELRIATELLADGVSSDLESHIVKAIHPSLCPILILLSRLKPSPISCGTDDSLDPFLLLPFIQRCATQSNYRVRVLASRALIGLVSNERLQQVVSDILGNLPNVNHEVSPSVQLSDPPISANMENGNLLRFSKSFSFNSIHGLLLQLSSLLDNNFRGLTDRSKKDQIIGQLIEVLSRCSWLGSTKLCSCPVVSTSYLRVLDLMLDVARTGKSRHTEVIQTLLLELSSQCLNSAVSTRYAFHDPTRIELQQQATESFFSCVGLSKRNDEASEEDVQLQILGEHTSNISAMPGEVSLPELHKEIMSCLTEPMYDVRITVLKRILQLTKSIRYGHSKNILRQWAGANLQPVLMERLFAEEHPKCLYYNLKIIFLWNMESPFNNGEDSGTILSFWDRLVHLNSTMSHAKTREIILCCMGMCMKWFAKLLRNGLPMVGLKTSELSASFVRINEGNRLSDAMLGVNFFVTLVKNQSAPSETVNARRAAAEAIVASGLLEEASFVASSVSNLCFPSECDEGHIKKKCMEASVSEFISIYACKILDLWFICIQLLEDEDAYLRQNLAKNIQNIIANGSASNFCDDSTPLQVDRVIELSFDYLTSLFGPWLKYIEYLSRIVLDTGNTLNSREDLVRQIFDKEIDNHHEEKLLICQICCFNIQKLLQSKYQMETGGKTGSFLQNWRERFLNQLTSLTSGYLEKEGKIDWIGGIGNHKDVFISVYADLLGLYVLAPSGSLEHQDSHATYLQEFSNLDGFIKPFLKNPLISNLYVLVKLSHERLRCPDKPEDQMASSFDPYFLIR; this is translated from the exons ATGTCGGCAAAGTGGCGGTCACTGCAGCACCGGCACCGGTACACCTACACCTCAATTGTGTTCCCCAAGCACTACCTTGAGGCACTAGCTCTCGTGCAGGCTGATGTCACATCGTCCAATTTCTTTGTCCAATTGAACAACTTGATCTCCTTGACCTCCACCTACTCACAAGTGGTTGCAGTCAAAGACCTTGCCTCAGCATATGTGCAGTTTGTGTCTGCTCCAGGGACTCCTGATGATTCGGTGCTTGCCGCTACAAAACTTTATCTGGAAATCCTCTTCCTTGAGaactccctccctctccaccgGACGCTCATATCGGTGCTCGCTAAGTGCAAGAAATTCTCCCCAGTGATCAGTGGGTGCTTTGCCCTGCTCTGCGAGGAGTATGGTGGCTCTGGTAGTAAAGCAAAGAAGAGATTTTTGGTATCTCGGGCAGCCTTGTCGCTGATTGGGTacccaaagttgggatttttgGATGAGGCGGTAGAGAGGTGTGCAGAGATCATGGCACTGGATGTTGTTGATGGGCTTGATGGAGTGACTAGAGACATTGGTGCAGGTTCACGGCCATCTCCAGTCGTCATGGAGCAGTGCCAGGAGGCCATGTCTTGCATGTACTACTTGCTGCAGCGGTACCCATCTAAGTTTACTGGCCTCGACAAAGCATCAAGTGTCTTCAAGAGTTCTGTTAGGACAATACTATCTGTTCTCAAGTCATCTGCCTTTTCAAGGGATTGCCTGGTGGCCTCTGGAGTGAGCTTCTGTGCTGCAATTCAGGTTTTCATGGGTGCGGAGGAGATTTGCTGGTTTATTTCTCAAGGTCTTTATGGCATCTGTGCAAATCATGAAGATAGAAAAGATCTATCTGTGCGTGATGTGCTTTCTGACTTTGATCTGTGCGAAGAAATCAGAGATCTTTCTGTTTTGAGTAGACTCTGTTTGCTAAGAGGTATTTTGACATCTATTCCAAGGACAGTACTCAACATACGCCAACTTCATTCCGGTGGATCTTTATGGACTGTATTATATGATGGGATTTTACCTGAGCTTTGCAAGCATTGTGAGAACCCAATTGATAGCCACTTCAATTTTCATGCTCTTACAGTGACACAAATATGTTTGCAGCAGATAAAGACTTCTGTTTTAGCTGATTTCACTGACTTCTCTGGGGACTATAAGCCTTTCTCAATAAATGTTATCAACCGTATATTGAGAATCATATGGCGCAACCTGGAAGATCCTTTGAGTCAGACAGTAAAACAGGTGCATTTAATCTTTGATCTCCTATTGGACATTGAATCATGTATTCCATTAGAAGACTATGAACACAACGACAAATTGTTCCTGAGCAATATTGCAAATGATTTACTTCGCCTGGGTCCGCGATGTAAAGGGAGATATGTACCTTTGGCTTCTTTGACAAAGCGATTGGGTGCCAAATCTCTTCTAAGATTGAAACCAAACCTGCTTTCAGAAACAGCTTATGCATACATAGAGGATGATGTTTGTTGTGCTGTGACAACATTTCTAAAATCCTTCCTGGAGACATTAAGAGATGAATGCTGGAATGATGACGGTGTCGATCAAGGGTACGATGCCTTCAGAGTTTTGTGCTTGCCTCCTTTGATGCGGGGACTTGTATCCGGAAATTCAAAACTGCGTTCCAACTTGAATACTTATGCTCTACCTGCTCTTATTGAAGTAGATGCAGATAGCATATTCACAATGCTTGGGTTCATCTCAGTTGGCCCGAGCGCAAAGGCAACTGAACTAGATATTGTTTTGAAGAATGATCAGTGTATAGCTGCACTGGTTTCACTGCTCAAAGTCTCTCGAAATCTAGCTCTTGTTGAAGGGGACATTGATTTGGATCCTGATAAATTGTCACAGCCTCAGAAAGAGGATGACAGGGGTGCTGCAGTTATATCTGTTAGAGGGATTAATGTTACAGTGCCTGTTAATTGGTTTGCTTTGGCACTGACACACAATGATGAAAGTCTCCGTATAGATGCTGCTGAGTCTCTCTTTCTAAATCCGAAGACATCAAGTCTTCCATCCTCCTTGGAACTGAGCTTGCTTAAAGAGGCAGTCCCATTGAATATGCGTTGTAGCTCAACTGCATTTCAAATGAAATGGACAAGTTTATTTCGGAAGTTTTTTGCTAGGGTGCGAACAGCACTTGACAGACAGGTAAAGCAGGGGTCATGGATTCCATCTTCAACAGCTAGTGTTAAAGGAGCTGATTCTGTTGATGCTGCTAATGCTGCTGTTAGCCAGAGGGCTGAAGATCTGTTCCAATTCATGAAGTGGCTGAGCTCCTTTCTGTTTAACTCTTGTTACCCCTCGGGCCCTTATGAAAGGAAAACAATTGCAATGGAGCTTATTCTTACACTATTAGATGTATGGCCTATTTGCCGTTCTGAAGGGAAGAACGATCTTTATCCTTACAATGACAGCATAATATTGCCAGATTCAACAATTTCATTTGTAGGATCTATAATTGATAGCTGGGACAGGCTCAGGGAAAACTCTTTTCGCATTCTGCTGCAGTTTCCAACGCCACTTCCTGGCATTTCTTCTAGTTTATCCATAAATGATGTTATCAGATGGGCAAAAACACTTGTGCTAAGCCCACGAGTCCGGGAAAGTGATGCCGGTGCGTTGACCTTCCGTCTTATATTTAGGAAGTATGTTGTGGAGCTTGGATTCATTCTTGTGTTTTCTAAAGAAAGTGATTGCCTTGAATGTTACACACAATCTACTAATGGAGATACAAAAGCTGTTACTAGTCAAAACCCAGTTGCACAGTATATTTCTGCTCTCATTCAATGGCTCTGTACTGTTGTCGAAGAGGGTGAGCGGGATCTTTCTGAAGCATGCAAGAAAAGCTTTGTTCATGGAGTTCTTCTTACCCTGCGCTACACATTCGATGAGCTGGATTGGAACTCTGAGGTAGTGCAATCGTGCGTTTCTGAAATGAGTTGCCTGGTAGAAAGGGTGCTTCAACTCATAATGCGTGTAACTTCGCTGGCTCTCTGGGTGGTTTCTTCTGATGCATGGTATATGCCATACGATATGGATGACATGATTGATGATGGTTCCTTCCTCTCAGATATATATGAGGAGGATCAACGTACTACTGGTTcagaaaaagaagagaagaatgCAAAACCAGGGAGTAATGGCAAACCAGCCGATCAGGTTGTTATGGTTGGTTGTTGGCTTGCTATGAAAGAG GTTAGCCTACTTTTTGGTACCATCATCAGGAAAATTCCATTGCCTGGCTGTTCTCATTCAAATTCATCTCAGGATGGCTTGCTTGACAGTACTGAGGAAACAAGCATGTCAGAAGAAATTCTTGACGTGGGGCAGCTGGAGACAATGGGTGACCATTTTTTACAAGTTCTTCTTAAAATGAAGCATAATGGTGCAATAGATAAGACTAGGGCTGGGCTTACTGCCCTTTGCAATCGTCTCCTCTGCTCAAATGATTCAAG GCTATGCCAAATGACAGAATCGTGGATGGTGCTACTAATGGATAGGACAATTGCTAAAGGGCAAACTGTAGATGATTTGCTAAGAAGGAGTGCAGGAATACCTGCTGCATTTATTGCCCTGTTCCTCGCAGAGCCGGAAGGAACTCCAAAGAAGCTACTTCCAAGGGCACTAGAATGGTTGATAGAATTTGCTAAGACATCTTTAGCTAATTTTCAGAAAGACAACCACCAGAAGTCTGGAATAACGAGAGATGGCCTTGGAGAGCTATGTGAATCGGAATCAGGAACTACCGCAAGTGCACATTCTAATGGGAATCTATCTAAAAGCCGAGATGAGGGTGTTGTTCCCACTGTGCATGTGTTCAATGTGCTTAGAGCTGCCTTTAATGATGCAAATTTGGCAACCGACACTTCTGGTTTCAGTGCTGAGGCAACAATAGTTGCAATTCACGCATTTTCATCTCCCTACTGGGAAGTGCGCAATGCAGCTTGCCTTGCATACACTGCACTGGTCCGTCGCATGGTTGGATTTTTGAATGTGCAGAAACGTGAATCAGCACGACGGTCATTAACTGGCCTTGAATTCTTCCACAG GTACCCAGCACTTCATCCTTTCCTTTCTAGTGAACTGAGAATTGCAACTGAACTGCTAGCTGATGGAGTTTCTAGCGATTTGGAGTCACATATTGTGAAAGCCATACACCCTAGCTTGTGTCCTATTCTTATTCTTCTATCAAGGCTGAAGCCATCGCCTATAAGCTGTGGAACTGATGATTCTTTAGATCCTTTTTTGCTTTTGCCTTTCATCCAAAGATGCGCTACCCAGAGTAACTACAGGGTTCGTGTCCTTGCATCAAGGGCGTTAATTGGTTTGGTATCTAATGAGAGACTGCAGCAAGTTGTTAGTGATATACTGGGTAATTTGCCTAATGTAAATCATGAAGTTTCCCCAAGTGTTCAGCTTTCTGACCCTCCCATATCAGCTAATATGGAAAATGGAAATTTACTTCGGTTTTCAAAGTCCTTTTCATTCAATTCTATCCATGGCCTTTTGCTGCAGCTGTCTTCTCTTCTGGATAACAACTTTAGAGGCCTGACAGATAGGAGCAAGAAAGATCAGATTATTGGCCAACTAATTGAGGTTCTGTCAAGATGTTCTTGGCTTGGCAGCACCAAATTATGCTCATGCCCTGTCGTAAGTACATCTTACTTGCGGGTGTTGGATCTCATGCTTGATGTTGCAAGGACAGGGAAAAGCAGACATACTGAAGTCATCCAGACACTGCTGTTAGAGTTGAGCTCCCAGTGCTTGAACAGTGCCGTATCAACCCGGTATGCATTCCATGATCCAACCCGGATTGAACTTCAACAACAAGCAACTGAATCATTTTTCAGCTGTGTTGGTCTTTCTAAGAGAAATGATGAAGCTTCTGAGGAAGATGTACAGCTCCAAATACTTGGTGAACACACTTCAAACATTTCAGCGATGCCTGGGGAGGTCTCCCTACCTGAACTACACAAGGAGATTATGTCATGTCTCACTGAACCTATGTACGATGTTCGAATTACAGTGCTGAAGAGGATTCTTCAGCTCACAAAATCAATCAGATATGGCCATAGTAAAAACATTTTGCGCCAATGGGCAGGAGCTAATCTGCAGCCTGTGTTAATGGAACGGTTATTTGCGGAAGAACACCCAAAGTGCCTTTACTATAATCTAAAGATCATCTTTTTGTGGAACATGGAATCCCCATTCAACAATGGAGAAGATTCTGGAACAATTTTATCCTTCTGGGACAGATTAGTTCATTTGAACAGCACCATGTCACATGCAAAAACCAGAGAAATAATTCTATGTTGCATGGGTATGTGCATGAAATGGTTCGCTAAATTACTCAGGAATGGTCTTCCAATGGTTGGACTCAAGACAAGTGAGCTCTCTGCATCCTTTGTCAGAATCAATGAAGGAAATAGATTGTCTGATGCCATGCTTGGAGTAAACTTCTTTGTTACTCTCGTCAAGAACCAAAGTGCGCCATCAGAAACTGTGAATGCTCGACGTGCTGCTGCTGAGGCAATTGTTGCTTCTGGTCTTCTTGAAGAAGCAAGCTTCGTTGCTTCATCTGTGTCGAACTTGTGCTTCCCTTCTGAATGTGATGAGGGCCATATCAAAAAGAAATGCATGGAAGCTAGTGTTTCTGAATTTATCAGTATTTATGCATGCAAGATACTTGACTTATGGTTCATATGCATTCAGTTGTTGGAGGATGAAGATGCCTATCTGAGACAAAACCTAGCAAAGAACATTCAGAACATAATCGCAAATGGTTCAGCTAGTAACTTCTGTGATGATTCCACACCACTGCAAGTTGATAGAGTCATTGAATTGAGCTTTGATTATCTCACTTCTTTGTTTGGCCCCTGGTTGAAATACATCGAGTATTTGTCAAGGATAGTCTTAGATACTGGAAACACTCTGAACTCCCGTGAGGATTTGGTCCGTCAGATATTTGATAAAGAAATAGATAACCATCATGAGGAAAAGCTGTTGATATGCCAAATCTGCTGTTTTAATATTCAGAAGCTTTTGCAGTCCAAATATCAGATGGAAACAGGAGGAAAAACTGGATCGTTCCTGCAGAACTGGCGGGAGAGATTTTTGAACCAACTCACATCGCTGACTAGTGGCTATCTTGAGAAAGAGGGGAAAATTGATTGGATTGGCGGCATAGGTAACCATAAGGATGTGTTCATATCAGTTTATGCAGATCTGTTAGGCTTGTATGTGCTTGCACCATCAGGTTCTCTGGAACATCAGGACAGTCATGCAACTTATTTGCAAGAATTTTCAAACCTTGATGGGTTTATCAAACCATTCCTCAAGAACCCTCTGATATCTAACCTTTATGTTCTTGTAAAACTATCACATGAGAGGTTAAGATGCCCAGATAAGCCAGAGGACCAAATGGCCTCAAGTTTTGACCCATATTTTCTTATCAGATGA
- the LOC117859702 gene encoding uncharacterized protein: MESGRKPRSLVDLCVQKVIDNLRYVGHVDGIETELLKRILPHCTLEQLTRIENRTQMDLSPITDPLWRRFYQKEFGEDHTNLVIKRMKEAKGKARYTWKELFKAKTERQKEVEDRMLEKITKKFQAEKAEKQSKQIKLCSKVPPSSKRSFFGGGGPSSLSNSNYKSPILKKARMEANSRARLQSAIQKNTFQRSSQQRTTSLSGQPVRTTTIHRPNSTITITKPIGSNRQIQNSRPKF; encoded by the exons ATGGAGTCTGGGAGGAAGCCTCGGAGCCTGGTGGACCTCTGCGTCCAGAAGGTCATCGACAACCTCCGCTACGTGGGCCACGTCGACGGCATCGAGACGGAGCTGCTCAAGCGCATCCTGCCGCACTGCACGCTGGAGCAGCTCACCCGTATCGAGAACCGCACACAG ATGGATCTTAGCCCGATAACCGATCCTCTGTGGAGGCGGTTCTATCAGAAGGAATTTGGCGAGGACCATACAAACCTAGTTATCAAGAGAATGAAGGAGGCAAAAGGAAAAGCACGTTACACATGGAAGGAGCTCTTCAAG GCAAAAACAGAGAGGCAAAAGGAAGTTGAAGACAGGATGCTCGAGAAAATCACAAAGAAGTTCCAGGCAGAGAAAGCTG AGAAACAAAGCAAACAAATTAAACTTTGTTCAAAGGTGCCTCCAAGCAGCAAAAGAAGTTTCTTTGGAG GtggtggacctagcagtctatCCAATTCCAACTACAAGAGTCCTATACTGAAAAAAGCCAGGATGGAGGCTAACAG TCGAGCAAGATTGCAATCTGCTATCCAAAAGAACACTTTTCAGAG GTCATCTCAGCAAAGGACAACCTCTTTGAGTGGACAGCCAGTGAGAACAACGACCATTCATAGACCCAATTCAACCATCACCATCACCAAACCGATTGGTTCAAACAGGCAAATTCAGAACAGCAGACCCAAATTCTAG
- the LOC117861462 gene encoding 7-deoxyloganetin glucosyltransferase produces MARPHAVVVPYPGSGNINPALQLAQLLRRGGVFITFVVTEHNLRRAEAAAGGGDGAVTAGAREGFRIETIPDGLLDADRGAQDYDLGLSRATVHHGAAPLRDLVARLRVGGGDVPPVTCVLPTALMSFALEVARDLGVPSMVLWGGSAAALMGHMRLRELKERGYLPLKDESSLTNGYLEKTIIDWIPGMPPISLGDVSSFVRTTDPDDFGLWFNITEANNCTKAGALIINTFDALEPDVLAALRAEYPRIYTVGPLGTLLRHRHDGDGDEDAGGGDSDSIDLSLWKHDTECLAWLDAQDPGSVVYANFGSLTVLTAAQLAEFAWGLAATSRPFLWVVREDLVPGAVGGPAALPPAFLAGTAARGRLATWCPQERVLRHPAVGCFVTHNGWNSTCEGLAAGVPMVCWPVFADQFTICKYACEVWGVGLRLDAEVRREQVAGHVDGVMESEGIRRSAARWKAEAEATAGRGGSSHENLLSLVKALGVSSRSTPSPRHERSGISFVGLI; encoded by the exons ATGGCGAGGCCGCACGCCGTGGTGGTGCCGTACCCGGGCTCCGGCAACATCAACCCGGCGCTGCAGCTGGCccagctcctccgccgcggcggcgtcttcATCACCTTCGTGGTCACCGAGCACAACCTCCGCcgcgcggaggccgccgccggcggcggcgacggcgccgtgaccgccggcgcccgcgagGGGTTCCGGATCGAGACCATCCCGGACGGGCTGCTCGACGCCGACCGGGGCGCGCAGGACTACGACCTCGGCCTGTCCAGGGCCACCGTCCACCACGGCGCGGCGCCGCTGAGGGACCTCGTCGCGCGGCTCcgcgttggcggcggcgacgtgccGCCAGTGACGTGCGTGCTGCCGACGGCGCTGATGAGTTTCGCACTGGAGGTGGCGAGGGACCTTGGCGTCCCCAGCATGGTGCTCTggggcggcagcgcggcggcgctcaTGGGCCACATGAGGCTCCGGGAGCTCAAGGAGAGGGGCTACCTGCCACTCAAAG ATGAGAGCTCCTTGACGAACGGCTACCTGGAGAAGACGATCATCGACTGGATCCCCGGCATGCCGCCGATCAGCCTCGGCGACGTCTCGAGCTTCGTCCGCACCACCGACCCCGACGACTTCGGCCTCTGGTTCAACATCACGGAGGCCAACAACTGCACCAAGGCCGGCGCCCTCATCATCAACACCTTCGACGCCCTCGAGCCCGACGTCCTCGCTGCCCTCCGCGCCGAGTACCCGCGCATCTACACCGTCGGGCCGCTGGGCAccctgctccgccaccgccacgacggcgacggggacgaagacgccggcggcggcgactcggACTCGATCGACCTGAGCCTGTGGAAGCACGACACCGAGTGCCTGGCGTGGCTGGACGCGCAGGACCCGGGCTCCGTCGTGTACGCCAACTTCGGCAGCCTGACCGTGCTCACCGCCGCCCAGCTCGCCGAATTCGCGTGGGGCCTCGCGGCGACGAGCCGCCCGTTCCTGTGGGTCGTGAGGGAGGACCTCGTCCCCGGCGCCGTCGGTGGGccggccgcgctgccgccggcgttcctcgcggggacggcggcgcggggtcgCCTGGCGACGTGGTGCCCGCAGGAGCGGGTGCTGCGGCACCCCGCCGTGGGGTGCTTCGTGACGCACAACGGGTGGAACTCGACGTGCGaggggctcgccgccggcgtgccgATGGTGTGCTGGCCGGTGTTCGCGGACCAGTTCACCATCTGCAAGTACGCGTGCGAGGTGTGGGGCGTGGGGCTCCGGCTGGACGCCGAGGTGAGGAGGGAGCAGGTCGCCGGGCACGTCGACGGGGTGATGGAGAGCGAGGGGATccggaggagcgcggcgaggtggaaggcggaggcggaggccaccgccggccgtggTGGGTCGTCGCATGAGAACCTGCTGAGCTTGGTGAAAGCGCTCGGAGTCAGCTCGCGCTCGACTCCGAGTCCGAGGCATGAGAGATCAGGAATCAGTTTCGTCGGATTAATCTGA